The Nitrospirota bacterium genome contains the following window.
GCGGCAACATCAAGGTCGAATATATCTACCTCTCCGATCGGCCGTTGGTGAAGATCGACATCGGGAGCACCTCTGAAGAACCTTACTATTATCACACCGACCACCTGGGGACGCCGCTGTTTATGACGGACAGCACGGGGCAAAAGGTCTGGAGCGCGGAGTTGTTGCCTTTTGGAGAAGGGTATGATATCAACGAAGATGTGGACGGCGACCAGGTGAATATCGTGAACAACCTGAGATCCCCAGGACAGTATTATGACGCGGAGACGGGGTTGCATTATAATATGGCGAGGGATTATCATCCTCAAGTCGGAAGGTATACTCAGTCCGATCCGATTGGCTTGGCGGGAGGGATCAATACATTTGTGTATGCTGGAGGTAACCCTGTCTACTGGAAAGATCCCTCAGGACTATTATGGATTTATGAACAATCAACTGGAAACTTGTATCACCAACCGGATACGCGAGGGGGAGTACCACCGGAGTTGGTTGGAACAGGATATGCTGGACACAAGGAAGGATTAAATAATCCAAATTATCAAAACGTGCGGGGTACTGGGCCTAGCTCTAATGCAGGACCATTGCCGCAGGGAAATTACATAATTGGTCCACAGAAAGATAATGAAATAGAGCTTGGCAAGGTATTACCGGGTTCCATGAGAATGATACCTGATCCAAACAATAAAATGTTTGGTCGGTACGGATTTCTTATTCATGGCGGTAATATGAAAAACAAAACTTCGTCGCAGGGTTGCATCGTTATGTCTCCAAGTGTTCGGGACAAGATAGGGAGAAGTGGCGATACAAATTTGACGGTGATTCCATGAGGCATCATTCAGTTGTGTTTATGTGGTTAGCTGCTTTTGTTCTGTTATCGATTGTAATTTCAAATAACGTTCAGGGACAAACTAAAATAACAGAATCTGGGAGTACCTCTATCAGTGCGTCATCAAAGAAGGTAAAAGTGAATGTGACCATTAATACGGTTCGGATTGATGACGTTGAAAAACTCCCGTGGGTTTGGCCTATTGATCATAAAACTCTAACTGTTATTCGGAATCTGGACATTTCAATCAATGGCCGAGTTCTATTTGTCCCACGTTCAGTTTTTGTTGATTTGATAGATCCTGCGGAAGCCTCTATTCGATTTATAGAAGGAGATACAGCTGTTCTTACGATTAATGGAGGTGATGGCGCGAATTCTTACTTTGTACGTGTGTACTTCGACTCAAGAAAAGTTAAGAGAAAAATGCTCTATGATACGTTATTCCCTAAGGAACCAATGCAAGATACACAATACTGGATTCGTGTACTGAAAGACCAGTAAGATCAAATATTGCTCATGCAATAATTAATGGTGATGAGAATCTTGGTGAAAGGAGACCACTCACTGCTCCAACGACTGCAACTATTCCTAAGAGCGAACGATCATCTATGAAGCTTATAATGAGCAAAGTCGGCGTAGATTCTCCGGTCGCGAGTCTCGTTGGCATGGGCCAGGGTGTTTCGGGAGACCTTTCCCCTGATACCCATGTGATAGAGTTTGGTTTTTGCTACGCGCAGGCATGCCTCGATGTCCCT
Protein-coding sequences here:
- a CDS encoding RHS domain-containing protein, encoding GNIKVEYIYLSDRPLVKIDIGSTSEEPYYYHTDHLGTPLFMTDSTGQKVWSAELLPFGEGYDINEDVDGDQVNIVNNLRSPGQYYDAETGLHYNMARDYHPQVGRYTQSDPIGLAGGINTFVYAGGNPVYWKDPSGLLWIYEQSTGNLYHQPDTRGGVPPELVGTGYAGHKEGLNNPNYQNVRGTGPSSNAGPLPQGNYIIGPQKDNEIELGKVLPGSMRMIPDPNNKMFGRYGFLIHGGNMKNKTSSQGCIVMSPSVRDKIGRSGDTNLTVIP